TGAGCACCTTGTTATACCGACTCAAGGCCCTTGAGTATTCTTATCTTTGGAATAAGCAGCAGGTTCCCGTTTTAAAAGGCATTGATCTGGAATTAGAAAAAGGATGTTTTTCTTGTATCGTGGGTCCTAGTGGTACGGGGAAGACAACTTTATTAAATCTTCTTGGATTGATCGATACGCCATCTAGCGGTCATATCGAATTTTCTGGTGAAGATGTGACCCACTTAAAAGAATCCGATAAAGAAGAAGTGCGATTGCACAAGGTAGGATTCATCTTTCAAAGCTTCTATTTGATTCCGACCTTAACAGTCCTTGAAAATACGGCCTATTTTTTACCTTCACTTGGATACAATACGAATGAAGCCCACAAAACAGCATTAGAAACCTTAGCGCTGTTGGGACTGGCTGATCATGCAAAGAAAAAACCCTTAGAGCTTTCTGGTGGACAACGCCAACGGGTCGCTATTGCGCGAGCGATTGCGAAAAAGCCAGCCGTGGTTCTAGCTGACGAACCCACCGCGAACCTAGATTCAAAAACAGCAGAAATGACAATCAATGCATTTAAAGAATTACAGAAAACTGAAAACACCAGTTTTATTTTTTCGACTCACGATTCCCACCTGGTCAGTTTTGCTAAGTCTGTCTATCACATGAAAGACGGGCACATTGTAGGAAGCAATTAAGATGGAATTATTAAAAATTGCCTGGAGAAATTTATTTCGAAACCCGCGCCGCACTTGGGCCAGTCTTTGTACTGTCGCTTTAGGATCTGCGGGACTGTTGATTTACCAAGGATTTAATACCGGAGTTATGAATCAGTACCGTGAAAATGTGATTCACGGTTATTACGGGTTTGGTCAAGTTTTCCCACCCAACTATTTTGGTAAAGTTCATGAACAACCTTGGAAGTTGTGGTTTGAAGATGGCGAAAAGGTGGAACAAGAAATTCGTTCTTCTGCCGCCGTCACCCAAGTTTTTCCCCGCGTGTCTTTTTATTCATTCATTGTTAAAGGTGGTATCACCTTAGGTGGAAAAGGGGAGGGGGTCATTCCTGAAAGGGAAAATACTTTTTTCACCGAAATGAATTTTATTTCCGGTCATGATCTGCAAGGCCAGGATCAGATTATCTTGGGTAAAGGTTTGGCAGAAAGTGTGGATGCCAAAGTCGGCGATACAGTGACACTTTTGACTCAGACAGTGAATGGGCAACTTAATGGGGCTGATTTAACGGTCGCGGGGATCTTTTATACTGGTAAAAAAATCATCGATGATTCTTTTTATCGCGTAGATCTTAAACAAGCCCAAGCTCTTTTAGATACCAATCGAATCGAGATGTTTGCCTTAGCAACAAAGGGTGTTGAAGCATGGCCTCAGGTAGAAAAAGACATTCGTAAGGCCAATGCGACTTTAGAGGCTGTGCCGTTTGAAATCCTAGATAAGAACTATTACCAAAACTCGGTGGATTTCTTAAATGCTCAGTTTGCTTTTATTAGATCCATCATCTTAGTCATTGTCGCCATGGGTATCTTTAATGTGATTTCTGTGGGCTTGCTTGAACGTGCCGGTGAAATGGGTGCGCTTAGAGCGAACGGTGAAAAACGCAGTCGCCTGTTTAAGATTTTATTAATCGAAAATAGTTTGTTAGGTGTGCTGGGTGGTTTTTTGGGAATCTGTCTAGCGATCTTAGTAGATAAAACATTATTGGTGAAAGGTGTCCCTATGCCACCGGCTCCAGGGATCACCCGTCAGTTCTTTGTGTTTTTAGAAATTCTGCCAGGCCATTACATTCAAGCATTATTATTGCCGATGATAGCAACAGTTCTAGCAAGCTTGTGGCCGATGATTAAGCTACTTAAAAAATCCATCCCAGAACTTTTGCGATCTACCTAAAGTTCTTTAGTCGCGGGTCACCACATCATCGGTGACCCGTTTTCTCTATACTTCTTCACGACATGATTAGCGCCGTCAGCAACAAAGATATTGTCCTCTGGATCAATATAGATTCCTAAGGGCTGATTTAGTTTATCTAAACCTTCCCCTTTGCTGCCAAAACTTGTCAGGAAGGTGCCGTCTTTATCATAGACCATGACTTTGTGATTAGTGGCATCGGGAACAAAGATTTTTCCAGTTCTTGAAGTCGCAACACCTAGGGCCGTAGAAAGTTGGTTCTTACCGAAAGTGCTTATAAGTTGTCCTGAAGAACTGAATTTTTTTCCGACGGTCACGCCATTTTCTAAATCCATCACAATCACACTGCCATCTTTTGCCACTGTAATTCCCGCAGGAGAGGTAAAGTTATTGCCAGAGCTAAACTCGGTCGCA
This is a stretch of genomic DNA from Bdellovibrio reynosensis. It encodes these proteins:
- a CDS encoding ABC transporter ATP-binding protein, yielding MSTLLYRLKALEYSYLWNKQQVPVLKGIDLELEKGCFSCIVGPSGTGKTTLLNLLGLIDTPSSGHIEFSGEDVTHLKESDKEEVRLHKVGFIFQSFYLIPTLTVLENTAYFLPSLGYNTNEAHKTALETLALLGLADHAKKKPLELSGGQRQRVAIARAIAKKPAVVLADEPTANLDSKTAEMTINAFKELQKTENTSFIFSTHDSHLVSFAKSVYHMKDGHIVGSN
- a CDS encoding ABC transporter permease, with protein sequence MELLKIAWRNLFRNPRRTWASLCTVALGSAGLLIYQGFNTGVMNQYRENVIHGYYGFGQVFPPNYFGKVHEQPWKLWFEDGEKVEQEIRSSAAVTQVFPRVSFYSFIVKGGITLGGKGEGVIPERENTFFTEMNFISGHDLQGQDQIILGKGLAESVDAKVGDTVTLLTQTVNGQLNGADLTVAGIFYTGKKIIDDSFYRVDLKQAQALLDTNRIEMFALATKGVEAWPQVEKDIRKANATLEAVPFEILDKNYYQNSVDFLNAQFAFIRSIILVIVAMGIFNVISVGLLERAGEMGALRANGEKRSRLFKILLIENSLLGVLGGFLGICLAILVDKTLLVKGVPMPPAPGITRQFFVFLEILPGHYIQALLLPMIATVLASLWPMIKLLKKSIPELLRST